Proteins encoded within one genomic window of Bradyrhizobium sp. AZCC 1719:
- the metK gene encoding methionine adenosyltransferase, producing MRASYLFTSESVSEGHPDKVCDRISDEIVDLFYREGPKAGIDPWQIRAACETLATTNKVVIAGETRGPSSVTNDQIESVVREAIKDIGYEQEGFHWEKADIEILLHPQSADIAQGVDAKQPSNQEEGAGDQGIMFGYATNETPDLMPAPIFYAHKILRLISEARHSGREKVLGPDSKSQVTVQYENGKPVGVREIVVSHQHLIEDLTSNQIRDIVEPYVREALPKEWINGKTIWHINPTGKFYIGGPDGDSGLTGRKIIVDTYGGAAPHGGGAFSGKDPTKVDRSAAYAARYVAKNIVAAGLADRCTLQLAYAIGVARPLSIYIDTHGTGKVPEDQLEKAAAKAMDLTPRGIRTHLDLNRPIYARTAAYGHFGRTPDNEGGFSWEKTDLVEPLKRAV from the coding sequence ATGCGCGCCTCCTATCTCTTCACCAGCGAGTCGGTTTCCGAGGGTCACCCGGATAAGGTTTGCGATCGAATCTCGGACGAGATCGTCGACCTGTTCTACCGGGAAGGCCCGAAGGCGGGCATCGACCCATGGCAGATCCGTGCGGCCTGCGAAACGCTTGCCACCACCAACAAGGTCGTCATCGCTGGCGAAACGCGCGGTCCGAGCTCGGTGACCAATGACCAGATCGAGAGCGTTGTTCGCGAGGCGATCAAGGATATCGGCTACGAGCAGGAAGGCTTCCACTGGGAGAAAGCCGACATCGAGATTCTGCTGCATCCGCAGTCGGCCGATATCGCGCAGGGCGTCGATGCCAAGCAGCCCAGCAACCAGGAAGAGGGCGCGGGCGACCAGGGCATCATGTTCGGCTACGCCACCAACGAGACGCCCGACCTGATGCCGGCGCCGATCTTCTACGCCCACAAGATCCTGCGGTTGATTTCCGAAGCGCGCCACTCCGGCCGCGAGAAGGTGCTCGGTCCGGACTCCAAGAGCCAGGTCACCGTGCAGTACGAGAACGGCAAGCCGGTCGGCGTGCGCGAGATCGTGGTCTCGCACCAGCATCTGATCGAGGACCTCACCTCCAATCAGATTCGTGACATCGTCGAACCCTATGTCCGTGAGGCGCTGCCGAAGGAATGGATCAACGGCAAGACCATCTGGCACATCAACCCGACCGGAAAATTCTACATCGGCGGTCCCGATGGCGATTCCGGGCTCACCGGCCGAAAGATCATCGTCGATACGTATGGCGGCGCGGCCCCGCACGGCGGCGGCGCCTTCTCCGGCAAGGATCCGACCAAGGTCGACCGTTCGGCCGCCTATGCCGCGCGCTATGTCGCCAAGAACATCGTCGCCGCCGGTCTCGCCGATCGCTGCACCCTGCAGCTCGCTTACGCGATCGGTGTGGCGCGTCCGCTGTCGATCTATATCGATACCCACGGCACTGGAAAGGTGCCGGAGGACCAGCTCGAGAAGGCAGCCGCGAAGGCGATGGATTTGACGCCGCGCGGCATCCGCACCCATCTCGATCTCAACCGCCCGATCTACGCGCGTACCGCAGCCTACGGCCATTTCGGTCGCACGCCTGACAATGAAGGCGGCTTCTCCTGGGAGAAGACCGATCTGGTCGAACCGCTCAAGCGCGCGGTTTAG